The sequence AACGTAACTTCACTATGAACGGTCTCAACGACGGTCCCAGCGAGCAGGTGATGCGTCGGCAGGCGTCCCCCAGTGGCCCGGCCGAGAGCGAGGGTGGGCTCCCCGAGCAGGCGTGGACGCTCCTCTTCGAGCTGCTGCACACGCACATGCGCAACTTCCCCGCGCTGGCGGCGGAGTTCGACCTCTCCCCGGTGCAGGCGCACGTGCTGCGGCAACTGGGCGAGGGAGCGCTGGCGATGAGCACGCTCGCCAACTACCTGTCGTGTGACGCGTCCAACGTGACGGGGCTGGTGGACCGGCTGGAGGCGCGCGGGCTGGTGGAGCGCAAGAGCAGCGAGCAGGACCGCCGCGTGAAGATGCTGGTGCTGACGGAGGCCGGCGCCCAGCTGCGGGGCCGGCTGATGGCGCGGCTGAGCGCGCCGCCTCCGCTCATCGCCGCGATGCCC comes from Corallococcus macrosporus and encodes:
- a CDS encoding MarR family winged helix-turn-helix transcriptional regulator, giving the protein MNGLNDGPSEQVMRRQASPSGPAESEGGLPEQAWTLLFELLHTHMRNFPALAAEFDLSPVQAHVLRQLGEGALAMSTLANYLSCDASNVTGLVDRLEARGLVERKSSEQDRRVKMLVLTEAGAQLRGRLMARLSAPPPLIAAMPDEDLASLRDIMRRALKTQ